In the Cydia fagiglandana chromosome 14, ilCydFagi1.1, whole genome shotgun sequence genome, one interval contains:
- the LOC134671004 gene encoding uncharacterized protein K02A2.6-like has translation MGYYRKGWPHTKSIVTEKAKSYWEVRDEIHVVEDVVFRNDLVIIPSGLRAEMIKKVHEGHLGIEKCKRRARDVMWWPGMAAAVERAVRECETCAQRRASPPREPLAPHADPDRPWQVLAADIFQVRGKHYLLVVDYYSKYVEVATIVDLRSATVIGILKPMFARHGIPQRLVSDNGCQFVSQEFREFARDWDFEQVTSSPHYPRSNGLAERNVQTVKNMIIKSQETKTDFYVALLNFRNTPISGEKYSPAQLLFGRRLNTKLPVKSSLLNPKTPVRKEIAIRRDIKKDKAKQYYNRGTRSLKPLKENEQVRIRDPTEINGRGRWVRAQVERAAAEPRSYWVRTPDGRRYRRNRQQIIPAAPAPPNTDSSGNSSSLGPNIPKYYYDDLEECGGGQTPGPQSSRGPQATADQDSAFRYTRSGRRVRTPDRF, from the coding sequence ATGTCGTGGAGGACGTAGTGTTTCGGAACGACTTGGTGATTATCCCTAGTGGTTTACGGGCCGAAATGATCAAGAAGGTACATGAGGGTCATCTCGGCATCGAGAAGTGCAAGAGACGAGCGCGCGACGTGATGTGGTGGCCGGGCATGGCGGCCGCCGTGGAGCGCGCGGTGCGCGAGTGCGAGACGTGCGCGCAGCGGCGCGCCTCGCCGCCGCGCGAGCCGCTCGCGCCGCACGCCGACCCCGATAGGCCTTGGCAGGTGCTTGCAGCTGATATTTTTCAGGTAAGGGGAAAACATTATTTGCTCGTGGTCGACTATTACTCCAAGTACGTGGAGGTGGCCACTATAGTGGATTTGAGAAGCGCGacagtgataggtattttgaagCCTATGTTTGCACGTCACGGGATACCGCAAAGATTGGTATCAGATAACGGTTGTCAATTTGTTTCGCAGGAGTTTAGAGAGTTCGCTAGGGATTGGGATTTCGAACAGGTTACTAGTTCACCGCATTATCCTCGCTCGAACGGTCTTGCGGAGCGTAATGTGCAAACAGTCAAGAATATGATCATAAAATCACAAGAAACTAAAACTGATTTTTACGTGGCACTGTTGAATTTTCGCAACACACCAATATCGGGTGAAAAATACTCACCTGCTCAGTTATTATTTGGTAGGAGATTAAATACAAAGTTACCGGTAAAAAGTAGCCTATTGAACCCTAAGACTCCGGTGAGAAAAGAAATAGCAATCAGACGCGATATTAAGAAGGACAAAGCGAAGCAATATTACAATAGAGGAACAAGGTCATTAAAACCATTAAAAGAGAATGAGCAGGTGCGTATTCGAGATCCGACCGAGATAAACGGCAGAGGGCGCTGGGTGCGCGCACAGGTggagcgcgccgccgccgagccGCGCTCCTACTGGGTGCGCACGCCGGACGGCCGCCGATACCGCCGCAACAGGCAGCAGATCATaccggcggcgccggcgccgcctaATACTGACAGCTCTGGCAATAGTAGCAGTTTAGGGCCAAACATTCCAAAATACTATTACGATGACTTGGAGGAGTGTGGCGGAGGTCAAACACCGGGACCACAGAGTTCCCGTGGGCCCCAGGCCACAGCTGATCAAGATTCCGCTTTCCGCTACACTCGTTCAGGCCGGCGAGTACGCACGCCTGATAGGTTTTAG